Proteins found in one Bacillus subtilis subsp. subtilis str. 168 genomic segment:
- the nasB gene encoding assimilatory nitrate reductase (electron transfer subunit NasB) (Evidence 1a: Function from experimental evidences in the studied strain; PubMedId: 7836289, 8799114, 9765565, 10940050, 10972836, 15028686, 24122235; Product type e: enzyme), whose translation MKKQRLVLAGNGMAGIRCIEEVLKLNRHMFEIVIFGSEPHPNYNRILLSSVLQGEASLDDITLNSKDWYDKHGITLYTGETVIQIDTDQQQVITDRKRTLSYDKLIVATGSSPHILPIPGADKKGVYGFRTIEDCQALMNMAQHFQKAAVIGAGLLGLEAAVGLQHLGMDVSVIHHSAGIMQKQLDQTAARLLQTELEQKGLTFLLEKDTVSISGATKADRIHFKDGSSLKADLIVMAAGVKPNIELAVSAGIKVNRGIIVNDFMQTSEPNIYAVGECAEHNGTVYGLVAPLYEQGKALASHICGVPCEEYQGSAPSAALKIAGIDVWSAGKIQEDERTTSIKIYDEQAGVYKKALFVDDKLAGVILFGDTRDKQRLLDSLLKQRDISIAKKQIIEPETSGPLFESMPSSETICQCNTVTKGAIEDAVHTNSLTTVEEVKHCTKATGSCGGCKPLVEDLLRYMTNSEYTKPASTPSFCSCTDFTEDDIIAELQRRPFTNPAEVMNQLDWKTKNGCSTCVPAIQYYLEMLYPGFVQPEPATEETCILIPQMYGGRTNAEQLRTIANIIEAYSIPDVSITHGQRLKLSGIKPADLPNMKKDLKMPVYTNEHRHALQSIKACTCGQNRSIQQLAAQIERQLEMLPLPAPISISLSCETDCTEAALQDVGAIRTQAGWDIHIGGVRGTHARSGALFCVTENEDSTAGMIKGLIQYYRETAHYLEGVHQWIDRLGIVHIREVLFEEDLRAQLLESLQTDLSLIQNPTVETGAYKKG comes from the coding sequence ATGAAGAAACAAAGATTAGTGTTAGCGGGAAACGGCATGGCCGGAATCCGCTGTATTGAAGAAGTATTAAAGCTGAATCGCCACATGTTTGAGATTGTCATTTTCGGAAGCGAGCCGCATCCCAATTACAATCGCATTCTCTTATCCTCTGTATTGCAGGGTGAAGCGTCACTCGATGATATTACACTGAACAGCAAGGATTGGTACGACAAGCACGGGATCACGCTTTACACAGGCGAAACGGTTATTCAGATTGATACAGATCAGCAGCAGGTCATCACAGATCGGAAACGCACTCTGTCGTATGACAAATTAATAGTGGCAACAGGCTCCTCCCCTCATATTCTCCCTATCCCCGGGGCAGACAAAAAAGGTGTCTATGGATTTCGGACAATAGAAGACTGCCAAGCGCTGATGAACATGGCCCAGCACTTTCAAAAGGCTGCGGTAATCGGAGCCGGCTTATTAGGACTGGAAGCTGCAGTAGGTTTACAGCATCTCGGTATGGATGTCAGCGTCATTCACCACTCCGCCGGCATTATGCAAAAACAGCTCGATCAAACAGCGGCGCGGCTGCTGCAAACAGAGCTGGAACAAAAAGGCCTAACCTTTCTTTTGGAGAAAGACACCGTCTCCATTTCCGGCGCCACGAAGGCAGACCGAATCCATTTTAAAGATGGCTCTTCATTAAAAGCAGACTTGATTGTGATGGCGGCCGGCGTCAAACCGAATATTGAATTGGCTGTATCCGCTGGAATCAAAGTGAACCGCGGGATCATCGTGAATGACTTCATGCAGACAAGCGAACCGAATATCTACGCCGTTGGTGAATGCGCTGAGCATAACGGAACGGTGTACGGATTGGTGGCTCCGCTTTATGAGCAGGGAAAAGCGCTCGCCAGTCATATTTGCGGCGTTCCATGTGAGGAATATCAAGGCTCAGCACCATCTGCGGCGTTAAAAATAGCTGGAATCGATGTGTGGTCAGCAGGAAAGATCCAAGAGGATGAACGCACGACGAGCATCAAAATCTACGACGAACAAGCAGGCGTTTATAAAAAAGCGCTTTTTGTAGATGACAAACTGGCCGGCGTTATTTTATTCGGAGACACCCGTGACAAGCAGCGGCTTCTCGACAGCCTGCTTAAACAACGAGACATCTCCATTGCCAAAAAACAGATCATCGAACCGGAGACAAGCGGCCCTTTATTTGAATCCATGCCTTCCAGTGAAACGATTTGCCAATGCAACACAGTGACGAAAGGCGCGATTGAAGACGCGGTGCACACGAATAGCTTAACAACTGTTGAGGAAGTCAAGCACTGCACCAAAGCCACTGGGTCCTGCGGAGGATGCAAACCGCTCGTTGAAGACCTTTTGAGATACATGACCAACAGCGAATATACGAAGCCCGCCAGCACACCTTCGTTTTGCAGCTGTACTGATTTTACAGAAGACGACATCATCGCTGAGCTTCAGCGCAGGCCATTCACTAATCCGGCAGAAGTGATGAACCAGCTTGACTGGAAAACAAAAAACGGATGCAGTACTTGTGTTCCTGCGATTCAATACTATCTGGAAATGCTGTACCCTGGGTTTGTCCAGCCTGAGCCAGCCACTGAAGAGACATGCATCCTGATTCCGCAAATGTACGGCGGGCGGACAAACGCGGAGCAGCTAAGAACCATCGCCAACATCATTGAGGCATACAGCATTCCCGACGTATCCATCACTCACGGCCAAAGGCTGAAGCTTTCCGGGATCAAGCCTGCGGATCTCCCGAACATGAAAAAAGACCTGAAAATGCCCGTTTACACTAATGAACACCGACACGCGCTGCAAAGCATCAAAGCATGTACATGCGGGCAAAATCGATCGATTCAGCAGCTGGCAGCCCAAATCGAAAGACAACTTGAGATGCTTCCCTTACCCGCTCCCATTTCTATCAGCTTATCATGTGAAACAGACTGCACCGAGGCCGCCCTGCAAGATGTCGGCGCAATTCGGACACAAGCTGGCTGGGACATTCACATCGGCGGCGTCCGGGGAACTCATGCCCGTTCAGGAGCTTTGTTTTGCGTGACTGAGAACGAAGACAGCACTGCCGGCATGATCAAAGGACTGATCCAGTATTATCGGGAAACGGCTCATTACTTAGAAGGTGTTCATCAGTGGATAGACCGTCTCGGGATCGTTCATATCAGAGAAGTGCTATTCGAAGAAGACCTAAGGGCACAGCTGCTGGAAAGCCTCCAAACAGATCTGTCACTGATTCAAAACCCGACTGTAGAGACGGGCGCATATAAGAAAGGATGA
- the yckD gene encoding hypothetical protein (Evidence 3: Putative function from multiple computational evidences; Product type f: factor) — protein sequence MKRITINIITMFIAAAVISLTGTAEAAEKQQQSPANVTLTDQQKKEIEQLEAEILKKRKDVISKYVQYGILPKERGEHIKNHLDKHFEMMKQNGFVPKHHPHPHKFEKRH from the coding sequence ATGAAACGAATAACCATCAACATTATCACAATGTTCATTGCAGCGGCTGTCATTTCTCTGACCGGTACAGCTGAGGCCGCTGAAAAACAGCAGCAGTCTCCCGCAAATGTTACACTGACAGATCAGCAAAAGAAAGAGATTGAACAACTGGAAGCAGAGATTCTTAAAAAGCGCAAAGACGTGATCTCAAAGTATGTACAATACGGTATCCTGCCTAAAGAAAGAGGAGAACACATCAAAAATCACTTGGACAAACACTTTGAAATGATGAAACAAAACGGCTTTGTTCCAAAGCACCATCCTCATCCGCATAAATTTGAAAAAAGACATTAA
- the yciB gene encoding putative Zn(2+)-dependent division lipoprotein (schizosome) (Evidence 3: Putative function from multiple computational evidences; PubMedId: 12426338, 20013255; Product type f: factor): protein MKLSLFIIAVLMPVILLSACSDHAEEHASINTKKTVENITDVRKTAKTSIDWTKPSGGEYPDIKQKHVWIDVNVKEQKAYIKEGSNTIYTMMISSGLDQTKDDATPKGTFYVEPERGEWFFSEGYQEGAEYWVSWKNHGEFLFHSVPMTKDQKVIKTEAEKLGTKASHGCIRLTIPDAKWVYENIPEHTKVVIS from the coding sequence ATGAAACTCTCATTATTCATTATTGCAGTTCTTATGCCAGTCATCCTGCTGTCAGCCTGCTCCGATCATGCAGAAGAACACGCAAGTATCAATACAAAGAAAACGGTCGAAAACATAACGGACGTTCGAAAAACAGCAAAAACAAGCATTGATTGGACAAAGCCTTCGGGCGGAGAATACCCGGATATTAAACAGAAGCATGTCTGGATTGATGTGAATGTGAAGGAGCAGAAGGCTTACATCAAGGAAGGAAGCAACACCATCTATACAATGATGATTTCTTCTGGTCTTGATCAAACAAAAGATGATGCTACGCCAAAGGGCACCTTTTATGTAGAGCCTGAACGGGGAGAATGGTTTTTCTCCGAAGGATACCAGGAAGGCGCAGAATACTGGGTATCATGGAAAAATCACGGTGAATTTTTATTTCATAGTGTGCCAATGACTAAGGATCAAAAAGTCATCAAAACGGAAGCAGAAAAACTAGGAACGAAAGCATCTCACGGATGTATCAGGCTGACCATTCCAGATGCGAAATGGGTATATGAAAATATCCCTGAACATACAAAAGTGGTGATCAGCTGA
- the nasA gene encoding putative nitrate transporter (Evidence 3: Putative function from multiple computational evidences; PubMedId: 7868621, 12823818, 15849754, 16850406; Product type t: transporter), with amino-acid sequence MKLSELKTSGHPLTLLCSFLYFDVSFMIWVMLGALGVYISQDFGLSPFEKGLVVAVPILSGSVFRIILGILTDRIGPKKTAVIGMLVTMIPLLWGTFGGRSLTELYAIGILLGVAGASFAVALPMASRWYPPHLQGLAMGIAGAGNSGTLFATLFGPRLAEQFGWHIVMGIALIPLLIVFILFVSMAKDSPAQPSPQPLKSYLHVFGQKETWFFCLLYSVTFGGFVGLSSFLSIFFVDQYQLSKIHAGDFVTLCVAAGSFFRPVGGLISDRVGGTKVLSVLFVIVALCMAGVSSLPSLSMVIVLLFVGMMGLGMGNGAVFQLVPQRFRKEIGMVTGIVGAAGGIGGFFLPNILGSLKQMTGTYAIGFITFSCIALLAFALVLAAGYYWRKSWSAESSPADV; translated from the coding sequence ATGAAGCTGTCGGAACTGAAAACTAGCGGTCATCCACTCACTTTGCTCTGTTCCTTTTTATACTTTGATGTCAGTTTTATGATATGGGTTATGCTTGGGGCGCTGGGTGTTTATATTTCTCAGGATTTTGGCCTGTCTCCTTTTGAGAAAGGGCTTGTCGTAGCTGTGCCGATTTTATCTGGATCTGTGTTTCGTATCATTCTTGGTATTTTAACGGACAGAATCGGACCGAAAAAAACGGCAGTGATCGGGATGCTGGTGACGATGATTCCGCTGCTTTGGGGGACATTCGGCGGCCGTTCCCTGACTGAGCTGTATGCCATCGGGATTCTGCTTGGCGTGGCGGGAGCAAGCTTTGCTGTAGCGCTGCCTATGGCCAGCCGCTGGTATCCGCCTCATTTGCAGGGACTTGCGATGGGGATTGCCGGAGCGGGGAACAGCGGCACGTTGTTTGCAACCCTGTTTGGCCCTCGTCTGGCAGAGCAGTTCGGCTGGCACATTGTCATGGGAATTGCGCTAATTCCATTATTGATCGTCTTTATTCTTTTTGTATCCATGGCAAAGGATTCCCCTGCACAGCCGTCTCCCCAGCCGCTCAAAAGCTATCTGCATGTGTTTGGGCAAAAGGAAACATGGTTTTTCTGCCTGCTGTACAGCGTCACATTTGGCGGATTTGTCGGGCTCTCAAGCTTTTTATCTATTTTCTTTGTTGATCAATACCAGCTGTCAAAAATTCACGCAGGGGACTTCGTTACATTATGTGTGGCGGCGGGGAGCTTTTTCCGGCCTGTCGGGGGCTTGATTTCAGATCGTGTCGGCGGCACGAAAGTTCTTTCTGTATTGTTTGTCATCGTGGCACTGTGTATGGCCGGAGTCAGTAGCCTGCCATCTCTCTCAATGGTTATTGTTCTATTGTTTGTCGGAATGATGGGGCTCGGAATGGGAAACGGCGCAGTATTCCAGCTCGTGCCGCAGCGCTTCCGCAAAGAAATCGGCATGGTGACGGGAATCGTCGGTGCGGCCGGAGGAATCGGAGGGTTTTTCTTGCCGAACATCTTAGGATCTCTCAAACAGATGACAGGCACATATGCTATCGGTTTTATCACGTTTTCCTGTATCGCGCTGCTGGCGTTTGCACTTGTGCTTGCCGCAGGCTATTACTGGCGGAAAAGCTGGAGCGCGGAAAGCAGCCCGGCGGATGTTTAG
- the zinU gene encoding zinc metallochaperone with NTPase activity (Evidence 1a: Function from experimental evidences in the studied strain; PubMedId: 2013568, 9811636, 12426338, 18344368, 19648245, 27060116, 27561249; Product type t: transporter), with protein MKKIPVTVLSGYLGAGKTTLLNSILQNREGLKIAVIVNDMSEVNIDAGLVKQEGGLSRTDEKLVEMSNGCICCTLREDLLIEVEKLAKDGRFDYIVIESTGISEPIPVAQTFSYIDEEMGIDLTKFCQLDTMVTVVDANRFWHDYQSGESLLDRKEALGEKDEREIADLLIDQIEFCDVLILNKCDLVSEQELEQLENVLRKLQPRARFIRSVKGNVKPQEILHTGLFNFEEASGSAGWIQELTAGHAEHTPETEEYGISSFVYKRRLPFHSTRFYRWLDQMPKNVVRAKGIVWCASHNNLALLMSQAGPSVTIEPVSYWVAALPKLEQEQVKQQEPEILEEWDPEFGDRLTQLVFIGTDLDEETITKELDQCLLTEYEFDSDWSLFEDPFKWKLNQ; from the coding sequence ATGAAAAAAATTCCGGTTACCGTACTGAGCGGTTATCTCGGTGCGGGAAAAACAACATTGCTGAACAGCATTTTGCAAAATCGCGAAGGCTTGAAAATAGCGGTTATCGTAAACGATATGAGCGAGGTGAACATTGACGCGGGCTTGGTTAAGCAGGAAGGTGGCCTTTCCAGAACAGATGAAAAGCTTGTGGAAATGTCAAATGGCTGCATTTGCTGCACGCTTCGCGAAGACTTATTAATTGAAGTTGAGAAGCTGGCAAAAGACGGACGGTTTGATTATATCGTCATCGAATCGACAGGAATCAGCGAACCGATCCCGGTGGCCCAGACTTTCTCTTATATCGATGAAGAGATGGGAATCGATCTTACAAAATTCTGTCAGCTGGATACGATGGTGACGGTTGTTGATGCCAACCGTTTTTGGCATGATTATCAGTCAGGCGAAAGCCTTCTGGACCGCAAAGAAGCATTGGGGGAAAAGGATGAAAGAGAAATCGCCGACCTCTTGATCGATCAAATTGAGTTTTGCGATGTACTGATCTTAAATAAATGTGATTTGGTCAGCGAGCAAGAGCTCGAACAGCTTGAAAACGTTCTTCGTAAACTGCAGCCAAGAGCCAGGTTCATTCGTTCCGTCAAAGGAAATGTAAAACCGCAGGAGATTTTGCATACAGGGTTATTTAACTTCGAGGAAGCGAGCGGATCGGCCGGCTGGATTCAAGAGCTGACGGCAGGCCATGCGGAACACACCCCGGAAACAGAAGAATACGGTATCTCTTCATTTGTATATAAGAGACGTTTGCCGTTTCATTCTACACGATTTTACCGTTGGTTGGATCAAATGCCAAAGAACGTGGTACGTGCCAAAGGAATCGTCTGGTGCGCATCTCATAACAACCTCGCTTTGCTGATGTCGCAAGCAGGTCCGTCGGTTACGATTGAGCCTGTATCTTATTGGGTGGCGGCGTTGCCGAAGCTTGAGCAGGAGCAAGTCAAACAGCAGGAGCCGGAAATCCTGGAGGAGTGGGACCCGGAGTTCGGCGACCGCCTAACGCAGCTAGTTTTTATCGGAACTGACCTGGATGAAGAAACGATCACGAAAGAGCTTGATCAATGCCTGTTGACTGAGTATGAATTTGATTCCGACTGGTCGCTGTTTGAGGACCCGTTTAAATGGAAGCTGAATCAATAG
- the yczL gene encoding hypothetical protein (Evidence 5: Unknown function), translating to MKSGKASIKDLAVGKGKDLRWGKGLNAVGVFTDLEIGRQREMSAKSCSTPLYIRRSIQFKS from the coding sequence GTGAAAAGCGGAAAGGCATCGATTAAGGATCTTGCTGTCGGCAAAGGCAAGGATTTGCGATGGGGAAAAGGATTAAACGCGGTTGGAGTCTTTACTGATTTAGAAATCGGGCGGCAGCGAGAAATGAGCGCGAAAAGCTGCTCTACACCATTGTACATACGGCGAAGTATTCAATTTAAATCGTAA
- the yckA gene encoding aminoacid ABC transporter (permease subunit) (Evidence 2b: Function from indirect experimental evidences (e.g. phenotypes); PubMedId: 15849754, 16850406, 23038252; Product type t: transporter) translates to MINSIQWEYIFNTKLAIESFPYVIKGIGYTLLISFVSMFAGTVIGLFISLARMSKLALLRWPAKLYISFMRGVPILVILFILYFGFPYIGIEFSAVTAALIGFSLNSAAYIAEINRSAISSVEKGQWEAASSLGLSYWQTMRGIILPQSIRIALPPLANVLLDLIKASSLAAMITVPELLQHAKIIGGREFDYMTMYILTALIYWAICSIAAVFQNILEKKYAHYV, encoded by the coding sequence ATGATCAATAGCATTCAGTGGGAATATATTTTCAACACGAAGCTGGCCATTGAATCGTTCCCTTATGTCATAAAAGGCATTGGTTATACACTGCTCATCTCTTTTGTAAGCATGTTTGCGGGAACTGTGATCGGCCTGTTCATATCACTCGCCAGAATGTCTAAACTTGCTTTGTTAAGATGGCCGGCGAAGCTCTATATCTCATTTATGCGAGGCGTTCCGATTTTGGTGATTTTGTTTATCCTTTATTTCGGGTTTCCTTATATCGGCATTGAATTTTCCGCTGTCACGGCTGCTTTAATCGGCTTTAGCCTAAACAGCGCCGCCTACATTGCGGAAATTAACCGTTCAGCCATTTCATCCGTCGAAAAAGGACAGTGGGAAGCCGCATCCTCGCTGGGTCTTTCCTATTGGCAGACGATGAGGGGCATCATTTTGCCGCAATCGATACGTATTGCGCTGCCTCCGCTTGCCAATGTATTGCTCGACTTGATCAAGGCGTCCTCTCTCGCTGCGATGATTACAGTGCCGGAATTGCTCCAGCATGCGAAAATCATCGGGGGCAGAGAGTTTGATTATATGACCATGTATATTCTGACCGCTCTCATTTATTGGGCCATCTGCTCCATTGCCGCGGTCTTTCAGAATATCCTTGAGAAAAAATACGCTCATTATGTTTAA
- the yckC gene encoding conserved integral membrane protein of unknown function (Evidence 4: Unknown function but conserved in other organisms; PubMedId: 15849754, 16850406; Product type m: membrane component) — MNIYKPAGFWIRLGAALLDYIIVSVPLLLIYWLITGKDPNDSMFISLVVLLYSILLPMFWRGYLIGKRICGIRIVKKDGSQVSLLTMFLRVIVAGLVYCITFGLGLIASLILIAVREDKRTLHDLIAGTYVTYATPGEEELNADEEIRKSE, encoded by the coding sequence ATGAATATTTACAAACCAGCCGGATTTTGGATCAGACTTGGAGCTGCATTGTTAGACTACATTATAGTCTCCGTGCCGCTTTTGCTGATCTATTGGCTGATTACAGGAAAAGACCCAAACGACAGCATGTTCATCAGTTTGGTTGTTCTGCTGTATTCTATTTTGCTGCCGATGTTTTGGCGCGGTTATCTTATCGGAAAAAGGATCTGCGGAATCAGAATCGTAAAAAAAGACGGATCACAGGTCAGTCTGTTAACAATGTTTTTACGGGTTATTGTAGCCGGCCTGGTTTACTGTATAACCTTCGGACTCGGCTTGATCGCCAGCCTGATTCTGATTGCCGTACGAGAAGACAAACGGACCCTGCATGATTTAATCGCGGGAACATATGTCACTTATGCGACACCAGGTGAAGAGGAACTTAATGCTGACGAAGAGATTAGAAAGAGCGAATAA
- the folEB gene encoding GTP cyclohydrolase I (Evidence 1a: Function from experimental evidences in the studied strain; PubMedId: 12426338, 17032654, 19767425; Product type e: enzyme) gives MNQHTLLPKKTERLQYFGSVSPIKGEKPVEKEKMKDLQNIRKDYFFDIQHVGVANVSHPVTITSAMMPAEQTTAANFTMTCNLPRNQKGINMSRLTELLQVYHQNGWILSFSSLQQFTKELAENMDTSSATVEVRFPWFFERKSPKLEKAGLMHADIFMSVTYRKDQPFKQRAGISAKVTTLCPCSKEISEYSAHNQRGTVSIWADIHPAASLPSDVKADLLHAAESNASARLHPVLKRPDEKAVTETAYENPRFVEDLARLIAADLFELEWVSAFEIECRNEESIHLHDAYAKLCFSKEVDKI, from the coding sequence ATGAATCAACATACGCTGCTCCCGAAAAAAACGGAGCGTCTTCAATACTTTGGATCGGTCAGTCCGATCAAAGGCGAGAAACCAGTGGAAAAAGAGAAAATGAAGGACCTGCAAAATATCAGGAAGGATTATTTTTTTGACATTCAGCATGTAGGTGTAGCTAATGTGTCCCATCCAGTCACAATCACTTCTGCCATGATGCCTGCCGAGCAAACAACGGCTGCGAACTTTACAATGACTTGTAATTTGCCGAGAAATCAGAAGGGGATTAACATGAGCCGGTTAACAGAGCTGCTGCAAGTCTATCATCAAAATGGCTGGATTCTCTCATTTTCCTCTCTTCAGCAATTTACGAAAGAGCTTGCAGAAAACATGGACACATCATCTGCCACAGTTGAAGTGAGGTTTCCGTGGTTTTTCGAACGGAAAAGCCCGAAGCTTGAGAAAGCGGGTTTGATGCATGCTGATATATTCATGTCTGTCACCTATCGCAAAGATCAGCCGTTTAAACAGCGTGCCGGCATCTCAGCAAAAGTAACGACTCTGTGCCCTTGCTCCAAGGAAATCAGCGAATACAGTGCCCATAATCAGAGGGGAACGGTCAGCATTTGGGCGGATATTCACCCGGCCGCATCGCTGCCAAGTGATGTTAAAGCTGATTTGCTTCACGCCGCAGAATCAAATGCTTCTGCGAGACTGCATCCGGTATTGAAGCGGCCTGATGAAAAAGCCGTGACAGAAACGGCCTATGAAAACCCGAGATTTGTTGAGGATCTCGCCCGGCTGATTGCTGCAGATTTGTTTGAGCTTGAATGGGTGTCAGCCTTTGAGATTGAATGCCGAAATGAAGAATCGATCCATCTTCACGATGCCTATGCGAAGCTGTGTTTTTCGAAGGAAGTGGATAAAATATGA
- a CDS encoding hypothetical protein (Evidence 5: Unknown function): MSKDECQTYQGNACESEGCSRPVTHLCQYRKKWSRGMKPIFRINLSLADAPKAYDIFDEKENGNI, from the coding sequence TTGTCCAAGGATGAATGCCAGACGTACCAAGGAAACGCATGTGAAAGTGAAGGATGCAGCAGACCCGTCACTCATCTATGCCAATACCGGAAGAAATGGTCAAGAGGCATGAAACCGATCTTCAGAATAAATTTAAGTCTTGCTGATGCCCCTAAGGCATATGATATATTCGATGAGAAAGAAAATGGAAACATTTAA
- the yckB gene encoding amino acid ABC transporter (binding lipoprotein subunit) (Evidence 1a: Function from experimental evidences in the studied strain; PubMedId: 23038252; Product type t: transporter) — MKSFMHSKAVIFSFTMAFFLILAACSGKNEADSKDTGWEQIKDKGKIVVATSGTLYPTSYHDTDSGSDKLTGYEVEVVREAAKRLGLKVEFKEMGIDGMLTAVNSGQVDAAANDIDVTKDREEKFAFSTPYKYSYGTAIVRKDDLSGIKTLKDLKGKKAAGAATTVYMEVARKYGAKEVIYDNATNEQYLKDVANGRTDVILNDYYLQTLALAAFPDLNITIHPDIKYMPNKQALVMKKSNAALQKKMNEALKEMSKDGSLTKLSKQFFNKADVSKKIDADVQDVDL, encoded by the coding sequence GTGAAATCATTCATGCATTCCAAAGCCGTTATATTCAGTTTCACAATGGCTTTCTTTCTTATATTGGCAGCCTGTTCCGGCAAAAATGAAGCCGATTCCAAGGATACAGGCTGGGAGCAGATTAAGGATAAAGGGAAAATCGTAGTCGCTACATCAGGTACGCTCTATCCCACTTCTTATCACGATACTGACTCTGGCTCTGATAAGCTGACGGGCTACGAGGTTGAAGTTGTTCGTGAAGCGGCAAAACGCTTGGGGCTGAAGGTTGAGTTCAAGGAGATGGGCATTGACGGGATGCTGACAGCGGTGAACAGCGGACAGGTTGACGCAGCCGCGAATGACATCGATGTGACGAAGGACCGTGAGGAGAAGTTCGCATTTTCCACTCCATATAAATATTCATACGGCACGGCAATTGTCCGAAAAGACGATTTATCAGGGATTAAAACGCTCAAGGATTTAAAAGGGAAGAAAGCGGCTGGCGCGGCTACAACCGTCTACATGGAGGTCGCGAGAAAATACGGCGCCAAAGAAGTGATTTATGATAATGCGACGAATGAGCAATATTTAAAAGATGTTGCCAACGGACGCACTGACGTCATTTTAAACGACTATTACCTGCAGACACTTGCGCTCGCGGCATTCCCGGATCTCAACATTACAATTCATCCTGACATCAAGTACATGCCGAACAAACAGGCCCTTGTCATGAAAAAAAGCAATGCGGCACTTCAGAAAAAGATGAACGAAGCATTGAAAGAGATGAGCAAGGATGGCTCTTTGACTAAACTGTCGAAACAATTCTTCAATAAAGCAGATGTATCAAAAAAAATTGATGCCGACGTTCAGGACGTTGATTTGTAA